The Deltaproteobacteria bacterium PRO3 genome has a segment encoding these proteins:
- a CDS encoding EscR/YscR/HrcR family type III secretion system export apparatus protein, with amino-acid sequence MTKLKAILKKHRKSLALGAGVYALFCLAAGALWAQGKFEQPVSKPLMILFALVALALVPILLTMITSFVKIAVVLALIRNALGTQQIPPNQIITGLAMILTVYIMIPVGVEMYRQTEGVIQTTSNQGLFSTATVGLLQEALNKGKEPMRAFLKKNTSEKDLTMFYSLARKMRKVEDRDSVGKDDFLILIPAFVISELSEAFQIGFVIFLPFLVIDMVVANILLALGMFQLSPVTVSLPFKLLLFVLVDGWYLIARGLILGYT; translated from the coding sequence ATGACGAAACTTAAAGCCATTTTAAAAAAACACCGCAAGTCCTTGGCTCTGGGGGCGGGCGTCTATGCGCTCTTCTGTCTTGCCGCCGGCGCCCTCTGGGCCCAAGGGAAGTTCGAACAGCCCGTCAGCAAGCCGCTGATGATCCTCTTCGCCCTGGTGGCCCTGGCCCTGGTGCCGATCCTGCTGACGATGATCACCTCCTTCGTCAAGATTGCGGTGGTCCTCGCCCTGATCCGCAACGCGTTGGGCACGCAGCAGATCCCGCCCAACCAGATCATCACCGGCCTGGCGATGATTCTCACGGTCTACATCATGATCCCGGTCGGCGTCGAAATGTACCGGCAGACGGAGGGCGTCATCCAGACCACCAGCAACCAAGGGCTCTTCTCGACGGCCACGGTGGGCCTGCTCCAGGAGGCCCTGAACAAGGGCAAAGAACCGATGCGGGCATTTTTGAAGAAGAACACCAGCGAGAAGGACCTCACCATGTTCTACTCGCTGGCGCGGAAGATGCGGAAAGTCGAGGACCGCGACTCGGTGGGCAAAGACGACTTTTTGATCCTGATCCCGGCCTTCGTGATCAGCGAGCTATCCGAGGCCTTCCAGATCGGCTTCGTCATCTTTTTGCCTTTCTTGGTCATCGACATGGTGGTCGCCAACATTCTCTTGGCCTTGGGCATGTTCCAGCTCTCGCCGGTCACCGTGTCGCTGCCCTTCAAGCTATTGTTGTTCGTCTTGGTCGACGGCTGGTATTTGATCGCCCGCGGCCTGATCCTGGGATACACTTAA
- a CDS encoding sigma-70 family RNA polymerase sigma factor: MSRTATQRAVKKNPVNPVTVNAAQEDLSGRDSLIEQYLPYATSIANKVAQTLSNDADIEEIICNARLGLLEAAKRFDPKFNVDFKTFAYYRIKGAIYDGLRKTGWIPRSLYSKIKFEQAANEYLQTMADKSATTKLSADEEIGELYDTVNSLASIYIISIDASEETMEIEDKKANDIEHKAEFQKVKEYMRQAIEELPEKERKLIKMYYFQNKTLEEAGQKLGLSKSWTSRLHARALGLLFKKISLIQLKSQHQHRAAVHPQ, from the coding sequence ATGAGTCGGACAGCTACGCAACGGGCCGTTAAGAAAAATCCAGTCAATCCTGTCACCGTTAACGCAGCGCAAGAAGATTTAAGCGGCCGCGACAGCCTGATCGAACAATACCTGCCTTATGCCACCTCGATAGCCAACAAGGTGGCCCAAACCCTCAGCAACGACGCCGACATCGAAGAGATCATCTGCAACGCCCGCCTGGGCCTGCTGGAGGCCGCCAAGCGCTTCGACCCCAAGTTCAACGTCGATTTCAAAACCTTCGCCTATTACCGGATCAAGGGCGCCATTTACGACGGCCTGCGCAAGACCGGCTGGATCCCGCGTTCGCTGTACTCCAAGATCAAGTTCGAGCAGGCCGCCAACGAATACCTCCAGACCATGGCCGACAAGAGCGCCACGACCAAGCTGAGCGCCGACGAAGAGATCGGCGAGCTCTACGACACGGTCAACTCGCTGGCCTCCATCTACATCATCAGCATCGACGCCAGCGAAGAGACGATGGAGATCGAGGACAAAAAGGCCAACGATATTGAACATAAGGCCGAGTTTCAGAAGGTGAAGGAGTACATGCGGCAGGCCATCGAGGAGCTGCCCGAGAAAGAGCGCAAGCTGATCAAGATGTACTACTTCCAGAACAAGACCCTGGAAGAGGCCGGCCAGAAGCTTGGCCTGTCCAAGTCCTGGACCTCCCGGCTCCACGCCCGGGCCCTGGGCCTGCTGTTCAAGAAGATCAGCCTGATCCAGCTCAAGTCCCAGCACCAGCATCGTGCCGCGGTGCATCCCCAGTAG
- a CDS encoding PEGA domain-containing protein, whose translation MTGPSKTGAEENTFIKAYEELEQASKGPVRGPEAFPLLEIVHGPKQGAWFTVAYQKELTLGRAATNSIILEDNSVSRSHAVIQAAGNNTYTVRDIGSRNGTFLNEKKIQGEMPIKHLDTIKVGIYTLRFLEEATDEPFELEVKEEFTPRVAESQEEAPPPEAAAQGAFESEPEPEPEAEPVAPPANEIEPAIEERLPQEVPPPVVPAQAAAGAKGKSRGLRNLLILLLVFGILGGGAYAAHRFGALNKLKAYLGAAKTKIAEKPKTEKPSGEAPKVITPPKVETPPAGQAMPVFIEADAKPVPAKIFYKDKELGQTPFKISLQVPLGQPQELTAEFFLEGIGEKWTEKATFTAQKQDEVVPVNIEAKIGRLKVVALPKNGDLYLEGKFLPNQAEMKPLKVSNLSFDAPVYLPFGKYVAEARMPETLDGSTSTVNAVKYRREFELSQAAPEFTIEASDEAIRTFPAQINTNPPGAELFVDGKKLGETPFNGNLPTGRHKLVLKKEGFNEFEKELSIELNTPYTANFNLNTSPAGEFINKGRQLVKVGQYNEAIEQLAEALKRNPEPTELAQVHMLLGQAFVKTQTFDQALAYFQRAKDSPEYAKAAELGMAEAYAGLGQNDKALVALINIVLNTKDEKIRSDAESVYHKISPMKSVLYVATEPPGAQISVNGNPIGQATPVILSDLLVGSYRISIQKDGFKPFESRVTLPLSAIKPMIVKLEPVQ comes from the coding sequence ATGACAGGTCCTTCCAAAACCGGAGCCGAAGAAAATACCTTCATCAAGGCCTATGAAGAGTTGGAGCAAGCCTCCAAGGGCCCGGTGCGCGGTCCGGAGGCCTTTCCCCTGCTCGAGATCGTCCATGGACCCAAGCAGGGCGCCTGGTTCACGGTCGCCTACCAAAAAGAGCTCACCCTGGGCCGGGCGGCCACCAACAGCATCATCCTCGAGGACAACAGCGTCTCGCGCTCCCATGCGGTCATCCAGGCGGCGGGTAACAACACCTACACGGTGCGCGACATCGGCTCCCGCAACGGCACCTTTCTCAACGAAAAGAAGATCCAAGGCGAGATGCCGATCAAGCACCTCGACACGATCAAAGTCGGGATCTACACGCTGCGGTTTTTGGAAGAGGCGACCGACGAGCCCTTCGAGCTTGAGGTCAAGGAAGAGTTCACGCCCCGGGTCGCGGAGTCCCAAGAAGAGGCGCCGCCTCCCGAGGCCGCCGCTCAGGGCGCCTTCGAGTCCGAGCCTGAACCGGAACCCGAAGCCGAACCCGTCGCCCCCCCGGCGAACGAAATCGAGCCCGCGATCGAAGAGAGGCTTCCGCAGGAAGTCCCGCCCCCCGTCGTTCCCGCCCAGGCCGCCGCGGGCGCCAAAGGCAAGTCGCGCGGCCTGCGCAACCTCCTCATTCTGCTCTTGGTCTTCGGCATCCTCGGCGGCGGTGCCTACGCCGCCCATCGCTTCGGGGCCTTAAACAAGCTCAAGGCCTACCTCGGCGCCGCCAAGACCAAGATTGCCGAGAAGCCCAAGACCGAAAAACCGAGCGGGGAGGCCCCCAAGGTGATCACCCCGCCCAAGGTTGAGACGCCTCCCGCGGGCCAGGCCATGCCGGTTTTCATCGAGGCCGACGCCAAGCCGGTTCCGGCCAAAATCTTCTACAAGGACAAAGAGCTCGGTCAGACGCCTTTCAAAATCAGCCTGCAGGTGCCGCTGGGCCAGCCGCAGGAGCTGACGGCGGAGTTTTTCCTCGAGGGCATCGGTGAGAAGTGGACCGAAAAGGCGACCTTCACCGCGCAAAAGCAGGACGAGGTCGTCCCGGTGAACATCGAGGCGAAGATCGGTCGCCTGAAAGTCGTCGCTCTGCCGAAAAACGGCGATCTCTACCTCGAAGGGAAGTTCCTGCCAAACCAGGCCGAGATGAAGCCGTTGAAGGTCAGCAACCTCTCCTTCGACGCGCCGGTGTATCTGCCCTTCGGAAAATACGTCGCCGAGGCGCGGATGCCCGAGACCCTGGACGGCAGCACCTCAACCGTCAACGCGGTCAAATACCGCCGCGAGTTCGAGCTCTCGCAGGCCGCGCCCGAGTTCACCATCGAGGCGAGCGACGAGGCCATCCGGACCTTCCCGGCCCAGATCAACACCAACCCGCCGGGGGCCGAGCTCTTCGTCGACGGCAAGAAGCTGGGCGAGACGCCCTTCAACGGCAATCTGCCTACCGGCCGCCACAAGTTGGTCCTGAAAAAAGAGGGCTTCAACGAGTTCGAGAAAGAGCTCAGCATCGAGCTCAACACGCCTTACACCGCCAACTTCAATCTCAACACCAGCCCGGCCGGCGAGTTCATCAACAAGGGACGGCAGCTCGTGAAGGTAGGGCAGTACAACGAGGCCATCGAGCAGTTGGCCGAGGCCCTGAAGCGCAATCCCGAGCCCACCGAGCTGGCGCAGGTGCACATGCTCTTGGGGCAGGCCTTCGTGAAGACCCAGACCTTCGACCAGGCGCTGGCTTACTTTCAGCGCGCCAAGGACAGCCCCGAGTACGCCAAGGCCGCCGAGTTGGGCATGGCCGAGGCCTATGCCGGCCTGGGGCAGAACGACAAGGCCCTGGTGGCCCTGATCAACATCGTCCTCAACACCAAGGACGAAAAGATCCGCAGCGACGCCGAGTCGGTCTATCACAAGATCTCGCCGATGAAGTCGGTCCTCTACGTCGCGACCGAGCCGCCGGGGGCCCAGATCAGCGTCAACGGCAACCCCATCGGCCAGGCCACCCCGGTCATCCTCTCCGATTTGCTGGTGGGTTCGTATCGGATCAGCATCCAGAAGGACGGTTTCAAGCCCTTCGAGAGCCGCGTGACTTTGCCGCTCTCCGCGATCAAGCCGATGATCGTTAAGCTCGAGCCGGTGCAATAA
- the fliI gene encoding flagellar protein export ATPase FliI, translated as MQAAAEHAPLFDDGFELPVIDLHKYYRAVASLSTYRIKGKVTELTGLVVKAVVPGVRVGELCYIQTFNSRALPIKAEVVGFKDKEVLLMPLGDLEGIGPGNDVIPTGGCLKVRVGEGLLGRVLDGLGDPIDSDTHGPLSYETEYPVMAPPPDPLTRKRITQPISVGIRAIDSVLTVGEGQRVGIFAAAGVGKSTTMGMLARNCDSDVNVLCLVGERGRELRDFLEKDLGEEGLARSVVVVSTSDQPSLVRSKAAYVATAIAEYFRDQGKKVLMMMDSVTRFARALREIGLAIGEPPARQGFTPSVFSTLPKLLERTGNSATGSITAFYTVLVEGDDMTEPVADEVRSILDGHIVLSRSLAARGHYPAIDVSESVSRVMSAIVDEDHEAAARKLREVVANYEKERDLILIGAYESGSDPNVDYAIEKIEDVNNFLKQHVNDKIHLTESVEELKNLFM; from the coding sequence ATGCAGGCTGCCGCGGAACATGCGCCGTTGTTTGACGACGGCTTCGAATTGCCGGTCATCGACCTGCACAAGTACTACCGGGCCGTCGCGTCGCTCTCTACCTACCGCATCAAAGGCAAGGTCACCGAGCTGACCGGCTTGGTGGTCAAGGCCGTGGTGCCGGGGGTGCGGGTGGGCGAGCTCTGCTACATCCAAACTTTCAACAGCCGCGCCTTGCCCATTAAGGCCGAGGTCGTGGGCTTTAAGGACAAAGAGGTCCTGCTCATGCCGCTCGGCGACCTCGAAGGCATCGGACCCGGCAACGACGTCATCCCGACCGGAGGCTGTCTCAAGGTGCGCGTCGGCGAAGGCCTGCTGGGCCGCGTCCTCGACGGCCTGGGCGACCCCATCGACAGCGACACCCACGGCCCCTTGAGCTACGAGACCGAGTATCCGGTCATGGCGCCGCCGCCCGACCCGCTGACCCGCAAGCGCATCACCCAACCCATTTCCGTCGGCATCCGCGCGATCGATTCCGTGCTCACCGTCGGCGAGGGCCAGCGCGTCGGCATCTTCGCGGCCGCGGGCGTCGGAAAATCGACGACCATGGGCATGCTCGCGCGCAACTGCGACTCCGACGTCAACGTCCTCTGCCTGGTCGGCGAGCGCGGCCGCGAGCTTCGGGACTTTTTGGAAAAGGATTTGGGAGAAGAAGGATTGGCCCGGTCGGTGGTGGTCGTTTCCACCTCCGACCAGCCGTCCCTGGTCCGCTCGAAGGCCGCCTACGTGGCCACCGCGATCGCCGAGTATTTCCGCGACCAGGGCAAGAAGGTCCTGATGATGATGGACTCGGTCACGCGTTTCGCCCGCGCCTTGCGCGAGATCGGCCTGGCCATCGGCGAGCCTCCCGCTCGGCAGGGCTTCACGCCCTCCGTCTTCTCCACGCTGCCCAAGCTGCTCGAGCGCACCGGGAACAGCGCGACCGGCTCGATCACCGCCTTTTATACCGTTCTGGTCGAGGGCGACGACATGACCGAGCCCGTCGCCGACGAGGTGCGGTCGATCCTGGACGGCCACATCGTCCTCTCGCGGTCGCTCGCCGCGCGCGGGCATTATCCGGCGATCGACGTCTCCGAGAGCGTCAGCCGCGTGATGAGCGCGATCGTCGACGAGGACCACGAGGCCGCCGCGCGCAAGCTCCGCGAAGTAGTGGCCAACTACGAGAAGGAGCGCGATTTGATCTTGATCGGCGCCTACGAATCGGGCTCGGATCCCAATGTGGACTACGCGATCGAGAAGATCGAGGACGTGAACAACTTCCTCAAGCAGCACGTCAACGACAAGATCCACCTGACCGAGTCCGTGGAGGAGTTGAAGAATCTTTTTATGTAG
- the fliQ gene encoding flagellar biosynthesis protein FliQ, producing the protein MESYILAIGKQGLFLTLILSAPAVLVALIVGLLISLVQATTQIQEQTLTFVPKLVGVFVVLALTGPWLMAQMIAFTKSLLEGFPNYIH; encoded by the coding sequence ATGGAAAGCTACATCCTCGCCATCGGCAAGCAAGGCCTGTTCCTCACCCTGATTCTCTCCGCGCCCGCGGTGCTGGTGGCCCTGATCGTCGGCCTCCTGATCAGCTTGGTCCAGGCTACCACCCAGATCCAGGAGCAGACCCTGACCTTTGTCCCCAAGCTGGTCGGCGTCTTCGTGGTGCTCGCCTTGACGGGGCCTTGGTTGATGGCCCAGATGATCGCCTTCACGAAGAGCCTCCTGGAGGGTTTTCCCAACTACATCCATTGA
- a CDS encoding flagellar biosynthetic protein FliR, with product MFSFTTSQAFLDRLGLHIDLFRYLLIGGLIFTRIFVLALFVPFLGGRPVPGRIRITVAFVLTFFLYIPVSGAAPPTIPHTTGVLFAFFLKEMLVGILLGMPLAFMFYGIQSAGNMIDNQRQLANARIFNPALGSQASLFGVFFYQVALVSFITIGGHRMFIQGLAQSFETVPVLGLPPVQEGLTPLLELMIRLTADTLVVCLQLSAPILVAIFIADLILGLTNRVAPMINVFEMGFNIKGFVGMALAYISFPLVYEQMKVWFLKTLAAIDQIQKLFLK from the coding sequence ATGTTCAGCTTCACCACATCCCAGGCCTTTCTCGACCGGTTGGGCCTGCACATCGATCTGTTCCGCTACTTGTTGATCGGCGGCCTGATCTTCACCCGCATCTTTGTCTTGGCGCTGTTTGTGCCCTTCCTCGGCGGCAGGCCGGTGCCCGGGCGCATCCGCATCACGGTGGCCTTCGTCCTCACGTTTTTTTTATATATTCCGGTTTCGGGCGCGGCGCCGCCCACCATCCCCCATACCACCGGCGTCCTCTTCGCCTTCTTCCTCAAGGAGATGCTGGTCGGCATCCTTCTCGGAATGCCGCTGGCCTTTATGTTTTACGGGATCCAGTCCGCGGGCAACATGATCGACAACCAGCGCCAGCTCGCCAACGCGCGCATCTTCAACCCCGCCCTCGGTTCCCAGGCCTCGCTGTTCGGTGTCTTTTTCTACCAGGTGGCCCTGGTCTCCTTCATCACCATCGGTGGGCACCGCATGTTCATCCAAGGCCTGGCCCAGAGCTTCGAGACCGTGCCGGTCCTGGGCCTGCCCCCCGTCCAGGAGGGGTTGACCCCTCTTTTGGAGCTGATGATAAGGCTGACTGCGGATACCCTGGTCGTCTGCCTCCAGCTTTCGGCCCCCATTTTGGTGGCCATCTTCATCGCCGACTTGATCTTGGGGCTGACCAATCGGGTGGCCCCCATGATCAACGTCTTCGAAATGGGCTTTAATATCAAGGGCTTCGTAGGGATGGCCCTAGCCTATATCAGTTTTCCCCTCGTCTATGAGCAGATGAAGGTCTGGTTTTTGAAGACCCTCGCGGCCATCGACCAGATCCAAAAATTATTTCTAAAATGA
- a CDS encoding tetratricopeptide repeat protein has protein sequence MIQVPSEDLRILLESGYLYLGMQRFKEAKEVFEGVVALAPKSEVPLVALGNVYCVQAKFDQAIKTYKEALEVDPKSAFATAYLGEALFFKGEKDKAVEVLEKASKMDPDGKSGDFARSLLDLIKKGFTPAVTPQK, from the coding sequence ATGATCCAAGTCCCCAGCGAAGACCTGCGTATTTTGCTCGAATCCGGATACCTTTATCTGGGCATGCAGCGTTTTAAAGAGGCAAAGGAGGTCTTCGAGGGCGTCGTGGCCCTGGCCCCCAAGAGCGAGGTCCCGCTCGTCGCCTTGGGCAATGTCTATTGTGTCCAGGCCAAATTCGACCAGGCCATCAAGACCTACAAAGAAGCCCTCGAGGTCGATCCAAAGAGTGCCTTTGCGACGGCCTATCTGGGCGAGGCCCTCTTTTTCAAGGGGGAGAAGGACAAGGCGGTGGAGGTCCTGGAGAAGGCCTCCAAGATGGACCCCGACGGCAAGTCCGGCGACTTCGCCCGTTCCCTGTTGGATTTGATCAAGAAGGGCTTCACCCCCGCGGTGACCCCGCAAAAATAA